The Brasilonema sennae CENA114 genome includes a region encoding these proteins:
- a CDS encoding WecB/TagA/CpsF family glycosyltransferase, with the protein MNKVKILNLEIDNLSKVELLDKLRSGVVFTPNVDHLMKLQEDPEFLQAYSISDYKICDSQILLYASKFLGTPIQEKISGSDLFPAFYNYHKNNQNIKIFLLGAGIGVASKAQNEINRKTGRNIIVASYSPPFGFEKDEEECQNIINMINSSGATVLVIGVGAPKQEKWIYKYKSMLPHIKIFMALGATIDFEAGKLKRSPKWMSEVGFEWLFRILCDPKRLWKRYLVDDIPFFILILKQKFKFSITKEHKKKNPMSANC; encoded by the coding sequence ATGAATAAAGTTAAAATTTTGAACTTGGAGATTGACAATTTATCTAAGGTAGAACTGTTGGATAAATTGCGCTCTGGGGTAGTGTTTACACCCAATGTCGATCATTTGATGAAATTACAAGAAGATCCGGAGTTTTTACAAGCATATAGCATTAGTGACTATAAGATTTGTGATAGTCAAATACTCCTTTACGCATCTAAGTTTTTGGGCACGCCAATTCAAGAGAAGATATCGGGTTCAGATTTGTTCCCGGCTTTCTATAATTATCACAAGAACAATCAAAACATCAAAATCTTTCTTTTGGGAGCAGGTATTGGGGTAGCCAGTAAAGCTCAAAATGAAATCAACAGGAAAACAGGCAGGAATATTATTGTTGCCTCCTATTCTCCACCTTTTGGATTTGAAAAAGACGAAGAAGAGTGTCAGAACATCATTAACATGATAAATAGCTCCGGTGCGACTGTCTTAGTTATCGGAGTTGGTGCCCCAAAGCAAGAAAAGTGGATATACAAGTACAAGAGTATGCTACCCCATATAAAGATATTTATGGCGCTCGGTGCCACTATTGATTTTGAAGCAGGAAAGTTGAAAAGATCTCCAAAGTGGATGAGTGAAGTTGGTTTCGAGTGGTTGTTCAGAATTTTATGTGATCCAAAAAGATTGTGGAAAAGATATTTGGTAGATGATATCCCTTTTTTCATATTAATTTTGAAACAAAAGTTCAAGTTCTCTATAACTAAGGAACACAAGAAGAA